The following DNA comes from Papaver somniferum cultivar HN1 chromosome 4, ASM357369v1, whole genome shotgun sequence.
ATCCACCACAAGCCAGCTGCTTGTTTCAAAGCATTTGCATATGCCTCTGCTGATGCAAAAAGAAGTGCGAACTTGTTAAAATGGTATTCTTTGGATTTACAAAAATTGCAAAAAGAATTCATTAAATTTCTGAGTTTGTACAGAAAGTAAAATTGCTTGTACATGAAAAGAACTTACATTCCAACCTTGTCTGTTTAAAATTATCACAATAAATCCCAAAACAATCATAAACATGAGTTTATGCAGAATCATTCCTAGTGATCATTGTACAAGACATGCTATTTTACAAcagcaaaaaccaaaaaaaaggaagaaaaaaaaaagctcagGAACTATGAAGTATCCTCTCTCACCATATTCAAAAGAGTAGGTGAGGTTGAAATGCAAAACTAAATGGTCTCGACAACTAGGGAAAAATTGTATTCCTCAGTTGTGAAAGAATAACTCACTCTGAACTGATATAGACAGAACTTGGTCTCTTCAGCAGCATCATATAATGAGATTGACCCTGAAATTTTGAACTGCTTCCGGTTCACCTTTGAGTGGAATTCTGAGAGATTGATTCGTGCCCTGATCAGGGTCTCTGATATTGGGACCTTGAGCAACTACACAAATCAATGATAGGAACAATTGTAGCGACTTTGTAGCTTTGACACCGAGGAAAAACTGATATGGCCCTTTTCTCCAGCTTCATGATATGGAACCCTGATTGGAAGTGCTACAGATATTGGCTCTGGTCTGCACATTCTTACCGATAATTCGAAGATAGAATCCCCACGATGGATTCTTGTCAGTGATAGCACGCTGACCAAAACGGTGTTGTTCCACATAATTTTGAACATCCTCAGCCTTGAGTAAACCTTCCAGATAGACACGAAGATCTCCTCCTGGACCTGTTTGCAAACTATACAAGTAAGTACCAGCAAAAATGTTTATCATTTAGGGACTAGCaagagaaatgaaaaaaaaacgtaTTTGCATCAGCTTTCAGGAAAGATTTTGAAAGAAGGCCGATAATAATAGAGAAGCTACATGAAATTTAAGAAGATCCTAGATAAAGCATGACCTAAATAAAATTTACAATAACTTAATcttgttttaaaaagaaaaattcgATTCATATCCAACACATCGTTAGAATTGTTAACCATAAAAATTCCTAAAACACCTGGGCAGTAATATAAAGGAAAAATTGTTCATTCTCCACAAATCAATGTGCTAGTTTCCAACGGAAAAATTAAGCCAGCTTTGAAGGAAGCATTACCTAATGATTTATCACCAGCATCCTCAAACCTATATGGAGGAGGGAAAATAGCAGTATGGGGCTacagaagaaaaacaaaagaaaagaggaaaatgagacgtgagatttaaataaaattaaatactACTTAAAAAATGAGATGATTAAGGGAAGAATGATCATAAAAGCAAAGCAAGAAGAACTCACTGGATTTCGTAAGGCTTTGTACGGTGAATCATCCAGCAATATCGTGTTTGATTCATTATATGCACCCTTCTCCCATGGAAGACTCTGTTCATGTTTATTCCATAATTTCTTCAGCTCCTTCAATACCAAAGGCTTCTGTCTGTTTTCAAGAGTGCTGTACCCTGTATCAGTACAGTGGTATTGGTCCTGTCCACAAAATAAAAGAGGAGAGGAGAAAAGAGCGCATGTTTAGTAAGTTACATTTAATCATTAATCCTATTACTGATAATTGCGGCAATAAATGAAACTGATCAAAGAGCATGGATTATAAAACGCATCTCAAGCAGTAGTGACTACGCTGGAACCATGACCACGGTTTTCTTGGTACTAGCAAATGAGGTAACAACAATAGGTAGGTAACAATTGCTTACCCAACAAAATAGCAGGTTCTTTTTCATATCTCCCATGACAAAGTCGACCACGCTATCCACATTTCTCCTGCAAATTTAGACAGAAAGAAGGGTTAGATAGGAAGGCACCCATAATTATTAGTTGCCTAGAAGATAGgagaaaaaaaagggaaaaatgaacaaacttttCAAGAGGGCCAACTTAGAAAGAAAGCTTATTAGGCTGGAAAAATACTTTGTTCTTGATGACCAGACACCCACATTGAAGTTCTGAAATAAAAACTTCAAGAAATCATCACAGAACGGTCTCTTAAAAACTGAAAAGAGAAACATTGATGTTAGAATTATTTTACGACGTTGCAGCACTTTTTTACAATCGTCAGTTTTAGTATCAAATCTTACGAGCTTTCCTTGCAATAAACGTGTCTGCTTTATATCCATCAGGCACGTTGGAAACAATGTCAACAAGAATACCATTTAAATCAAGAACAAGAAGCTTTTTCCTCGTACAACTAAAAGATGTTCTAACATGCCCAGTTCCTTCTTCTACTAGTCCAGCATTTAAAGATACATCTAAGTTCTCTCCACCAGATAGATGGATTATCTTTGCATCAACACGTTCTCCCCCTAAAAGAGGAGTTACATCCCCTGCTAGATTTCCCTCACCAGTAACACAAGATTCATCTCTACATTCAACCTCATTTGCAGGAGGGCCACATATGAGCATACTCTCAGAAGCCATGTCTTCATTGGTAGTATGAGTATCATTCTTCCTCTTTTTTCTCCTATTGCTATGGGCATGGTCCGAATCATTAGCAGCATTTTTGCATGAAGAAACATCTGTAACAGCTGATAATAAAGAGCTACACCTTTCTTTCTTTGACCTCCCAAGAGCGGTGTTCCCTTCACCAACAAGACCATCTTTTATGTTGCTCTTAGTTGCCAGAAGAGGAATGACTTCTTCCTTGCAATGCTCATCTACGGATACTGCTGGAGTTTCTTCACCAAAAACAATTGGCCCTTCTTTTGGATTGTCTAAGCCTTCTATACCTTCTGACTGCTTAAGCTGAGGTTCTTCTATGGTTGATTTACTAACTTCTACTAATAGCATctcctttctcttctttttcttgctCTTCCTCTTGCTTGCAGGATCACAATCTTCAGCAGAAGACAAACCTAGGGAAAAATCCATGGTAGAGGACTTCtctgatttgatttcccttttacTTTTCTTTGAACTAGCTTTCGGGACTTCAAGAGACAAGCTAGGGGACTGCTCTTTGCTCTGTAACAACTGGTTCCCACAGGAGTCGAGTaagcttttcttcttcttctttttcttcttctgatgttTTAAAGGGCTACTAGTCTCCTCAACTGAGACTAAATTAATTCCAGTAGGTAAATCACTCTTTGTCATTGAATCAGTATCAATTTTTACAGAGGTGCACGGCCTATCGACTTCATGATCCGTGCGCACAGGAACTACGGGTTTCTGCTTCTTATATGATGATGCCATCACATCTGCTAAAGATCTCTCTTTTCTCACTCGCGGAGCTACATCTGGTTCATCTTCTTGGGAATCAATAGGCGTCTTCCTCTTCTTGCTGGTTTTTATCGTTTTGCCTGCATCGTTCCCATCTGATAAAGGTTTCTCCATTTGCACCTGTGGAGTTTCATCTGGATCATTGTTTTGAGAGTCAGTACGCCtcttccttttcctcttagtTTTTATCGTATTGCCTGTATCGTCTTCAGTAACACCAGTTTGATCTGCAGTCTGCAAAGAAGTCATGTGGTGCCCAGAAACTTCAAAATCCGAATGTGGTCTATTTTTCATCTCAGAGATAGTTTGGGTGAGATCTGCATCTG
Coding sequences within:
- the LOC113271766 gene encoding uncharacterized protein LOC113271766 isoform X2 gives rise to the protein MGPSKKTNRKAADVSQIDTEDGMALQITEDVTKNKKTSHGRRLNNEHYVLALAATSDNDEVIPETTKTRKKKKGESSNASKEDNPDKKLVEESAQKDTCEFCSSLLENAETVTQVTNRPNLEIEVVVGDHTVDENDQKLLEESAQKYPGESCSSLLENSETMPEMTIRPNSEIEVGVGDHTVDENDTGKKTKTRRRKKKRIESQNDGPDKTPTVEVEKSLVDGMDTDADLTQTISEMKNRPHSDFEVSGHHMTSLQTADQTGVTEDDTGNTIKTKRKRKRRTDSQNNDPDETPQVQMEKPLSDGNDAGKTIKTSKKRKTPIDSQEDEPDVAPRVRKERSLADVMASSYKKQKPVVPVRTDHEVDRPCTSVKIDTDSMTKSDLPTGINLVSVEETSSPLKHQKKKKKKKKSLLDSCGNQLLQSKEQSPSLSLEVPKASSKKSKREIKSEKSSTMDFSLGLSSAEDCDPASKRKSKKKKRKEMLLVEVSKSTIEEPQLKQSEGIEGLDNPKEGPIVFGEETPAVSVDEHCKEEVIPLLATKSNIKDGLVGEGNTALGRSKKERCSSLLSAVTDVSSCKNAANDSDHAHSNRRKKRKNDTHTTNEDMASESMLICGPPANEVECRDESCVTGEGNLAGDVTPLLGGERVDAKIIHLSGGENLDVSLNAGLVEEGTGHVRTSFSCTRKKLLVLDLNGILVDIVSNVPDGYKADTFIARKALFKRPFCDDFLKFLFQNFNVGVWSSRTKYFSSLISFLSKLALLKREMWIAWSTLSWEI
- the LOC113271766 gene encoding uncharacterized protein LOC113271766 isoform X1; protein product: MGPSKKTNRKAADVSQIDTEDGMALQITEDVTKNKKTSHGRRLNNEHYVLALAATSDNDEVIPETTKTRKKKKGESSNASKEDNPDKKLVEESAQKDTCEFCSSLLENAETVTQVTNRPNLEIEVVVGDHTVDENDQKLLEESAQKYPGESCSSLLENSETMPEMTIRPNSEIEVGVGDHTVDENDTGKKTKTRRRKKKRIESQNDGPDKTPTVEVEKSLVDGMDTDADLTQTISEMKNRPHSDFEVSGHHMTSLQTADQTGVTEDDTGNTIKTKRKRKRRTDSQNNDPDETPQVQMEKPLSDGNDAGKTIKTSKKRKTPIDSQEDEPDVAPRVRKERSLADVMASSYKKQKPVVPVRTDHEVDRPCTSVKIDTDSMTKSDLPTGINLVSVEETSSPLKHQKKKKKKKKSLLDSCGNQLLQSKEQSPSLSLEVPKASSKKSKREIKSEKSSTMDFSLGLSSAEDCDPASKRKSKKKKRKEMLLVEVSKSTIEEPQLKQSEGIEGLDNPKEGPIVFGEETPAVSVDEHCKEEVIPLLATKSNIKDGLVGEGNTALGRSKKERCSSLLSAVTDVSSCKNAANDSDHAHSNRRKKRKNDTHTTNEDMASESMLICGPPANEVECRDESCVTGEGNLAGDVTPLLGGERVDAKIIHLSGGENLDVSLNAGLVEEGTGHVRTSFSCTRKKLLVLDLNGILVDIVSNVPDGYKADTFIARKALFKRPFCDDFLKFLFQNFNVGVWSSRTKRNVDSVVDFVMGDMKKNLLFCWDQYHCTDTGYSTLENRQKPLVLKELKKLWNKHEQSLPWEKGAYNESNTILLDDSPYKALRNPPHTAIFPPPYRFEDAGDKSLGPGGDLRVYLEGLLKAEDVQNYVEQHRFGQRAITDKNPSWGFYLRIIGKNVQTRANICSTSNQGSIS